Proteins co-encoded in one Labilithrix sp. genomic window:
- a CDS encoding VanW family protein — MTFDLDRIEEAFDRALAVLKPRGWADVRNIALCLAIGGGAGWLAVPPALPPTPVPEVTLDGKPLAIAGRDPGAILEDAREIAHAYVAREITVQVPGASVTRRRSELGARVEAGRVASLVTQLVEPQSALRRAAAQHGKRIALPLPVTIDTRRALATLLVMKDDLDRAPADAYVDLARHQLVPEQEGRRVDVYATAARLDAALVRGDAAVEAVVDHVPAARTVASIGEVSTDDVLGYFETRYNPDRKHADRSFNLRLAASKLDGHVVMPGEVFDFNEVVGARDEANGYKVAAAIANGEIVDGIGGGTCQIAGTLHGAAYFAGLPVVERRPHTRPSFYIKMGMDATVVYPTITLKLRNDFPHPIVLHETVENGVVRAEILGPKRTRDVVFTRRIEDVVPFGESEKQDAALPKGTRILAQRGIPGFKVRRDRTIRDGEKVTREHDKDEYPPTQQIWRVGTGPTDLKVTAVDDEHPEYIADEQLTIAQGPNIEDPHARRNGVRAGGPTVEARVPGRYGTRGWSIRSSERVSSHAKRAGHAVRSR, encoded by the coding sequence GTGACGTTCGACCTGGACCGTATCGAGGAGGCCTTCGACCGCGCGCTCGCGGTGCTGAAGCCCCGCGGCTGGGCCGACGTCCGGAACATCGCGCTCTGCCTCGCGATCGGCGGCGGGGCAGGGTGGCTCGCGGTGCCGCCCGCGCTGCCGCCGACGCCGGTGCCGGAGGTGACGCTCGACGGCAAGCCGCTCGCGATCGCCGGGCGCGATCCGGGCGCGATCCTCGAGGACGCGCGGGAGATCGCGCACGCGTACGTCGCGCGCGAGATCACGGTGCAGGTGCCGGGCGCCTCGGTGACGCGGCGGCGCTCGGAGCTCGGGGCGCGCGTGGAGGCTGGGCGCGTGGCTTCGCTGGTCACGCAGCTCGTGGAGCCGCAGTCGGCGCTGCGGCGCGCGGCGGCGCAGCACGGAAAGCGCATCGCGCTGCCGCTGCCGGTCACGATCGACACGCGGCGCGCGCTCGCGACGCTCCTCGTGATGAAGGACGATCTCGATCGCGCGCCGGCCGACGCGTACGTCGACCTCGCGCGGCACCAGCTCGTGCCGGAGCAAGAGGGGAGGCGCGTCGACGTGTACGCGACCGCGGCTCGGCTCGACGCGGCGCTCGTTCGTGGGGACGCGGCGGTGGAGGCGGTCGTCGATCACGTGCCGGCGGCGCGGACGGTGGCGAGCATCGGTGAGGTCTCGACCGACGACGTGCTCGGGTACTTCGAGACGAGGTACAACCCGGACCGGAAGCACGCGGACCGCTCGTTCAACTTGCGGCTCGCGGCGTCGAAGCTCGACGGGCACGTCGTGATGCCGGGTGAGGTCTTCGACTTCAACGAGGTCGTCGGCGCGCGGGACGAGGCGAACGGGTACAAGGTCGCGGCCGCGATCGCGAACGGCGAGATCGTCGACGGCATCGGCGGCGGGACGTGCCAGATCGCGGGCACGCTCCACGGCGCGGCGTATTTCGCGGGGCTGCCCGTCGTCGAGCGGCGGCCGCACACGCGGCCGAGCTTCTATATCAAGATGGGGATGGACGCGACGGTCGTGTACCCGACCATCACGCTGAAGCTGAGGAACGATTTTCCGCATCCGATCGTGCTCCACGAGACGGTGGAGAACGGCGTCGTCCGCGCGGAGATCCTCGGGCCGAAGCGGACGCGCGACGTCGTGTTCACGCGGAGGATCGAGGACGTCGTGCCGTTCGGCGAGAGCGAGAAGCAGGACGCGGCGTTGCCGAAGGGCACGCGCATCCTCGCGCAGCGCGGCATCCCCGGCTTCAAGGTCCGGCGCGATCGCACGATCCGCGACGGCGAGAAGGTGACGCGCGAGCACGACAAGGACGAGTACCCGCCGACGCAGCAGATCTGGCGCGTCGGCACGGGGCCGACCGACCTGAAGGTGACCGCGGTCGACGACGAGCACCCGGAGTACATCGCGGACGAGCAGCTCACGATCGCGCAGGGCCCCAACATCGAGGACCCGCACGCGCGCCGCAACGGCGTGCGCGCGGGCGGGCCCACGGTCGAAGCGCGCGTCCCCGGCCGCTACGGCACGCGCGGCTGGAGCATCCGGTCTTCCGAGCGCGTCTCGAGCCACGCGAAGCGCGCCGGCCACGCGGTGCGCTCGCGGTAG